A region from the Thermodesulfobacteriota bacterium genome encodes:
- the ispE gene encoding 4-(cytidine 5'-diphospho)-2-C-methyl-D-erythritol kinase — translation MNDYITLYAPAKINLFLRVTGKRPDGYHSLFTLFQKVTLFDCIIIRKVERGINLSCPQGTVPEDETNIAYQAASLFYKVTGLLPGVDIEIRKNIPVAAGLGGGSSDAACVLNGLQEVYGNPCARANLRSIGSKLGADVPFLLEPCTMAIGRGIGDQLEPIYSSPPLWFVLISPCFPVSTKWAYKNLKLTTGENLFIFSPEDIINIEQFLHNDLEEVTASEYPVIHIMKKSLLSYGAEGTLMTGSGPTVFGLFKEEEKARLAYERLRSNSDWTVYLVRSL, via the coding sequence GTGAACGATTATATTACCCTTTATGCGCCTGCCAAGATAAACCTTTTCTTAAGAGTGACCGGGAAAAGGCCTGACGGGTATCACTCGCTCTTTACCCTTTTTCAAAAGGTGACTTTATTTGACTGCATAATTATCAGAAAAGTGGAAAGGGGAATAAATCTGTCCTGTCCTCAGGGCACGGTGCCTGAAGATGAGACGAATATTGCTTATCAGGCCGCTTCTCTTTTTTATAAAGTCACCGGCTTATTACCGGGTGTTGACATCGAAATCCGAAAAAATATCCCTGTAGCAGCCGGCTTGGGCGGTGGAAGCAGCGACGCGGCCTGTGTACTGAATGGATTGCAGGAGGTGTACGGAAATCCCTGCGCCCGGGCTAATCTCAGATCCATAGGCAGCAAATTGGGGGCAGACGTACCGTTTCTTCTTGAACCCTGTACCATGGCTATCGGGCGTGGAATCGGAGATCAACTGGAGCCTATTTACTCATCTCCTCCGCTATGGTTTGTGCTTATAAGTCCTTGTTTTCCTGTTAGTACTAAATGGGCTTATAAAAATTTAAAGTTGACAACCGGAGAAAATCTTTTTATCTTCTCGCCCGAAGACATTATCAATATAGAACAATTTCTACATAACGACTTAGAAGAGGTTACTGCCTCAGAGTATCCGGTTATTCATATTATGAAGAAATCTCTGCTTTCCTATGGGGCTGAGGGGACATTGATGACAGGAAGCGGCCCCACAGTATTCGGGCTTTTTAAGGAGGAAGAAAAAGCCCGGCTAGCCTATGAAAGGCTAAGGTCCAATTCAGACTGGACAGTTTACCTCGTAAGATCATTATAA
- a CDS encoding ribose-phosphate pyrophosphokinase: MINRLKIFSGNSNLPLAHAICRYLGMELGKAVVRTFSDGETMVEIGENVRGSDVFVIQPTCPPVNQNLMELLIMIDALRRASARRITAVIPYYGYGRQDRKVAPRTPITAKLVADLITTPGARRVLAMDLHAGQIQGFFNIPVDNLFAAPVLLEYIREHFLENLVMVSPDAGGVERTRAFAKRLEAQLAIIDKRRERPNESQVMNIIGNVKGKNVVILDDMVDTAGTLCQAAQALQEHGAKVIHACTTHPVLSGPAIKRIEASPISKLIVTDTIPLGPEAQKCRKIEVLSVAGLLGEAIQRIHNEDSVSSLFV; this comes from the coding sequence ATGATCAACAGACTCAAGATATTCTCCGGCAACTCCAATCTACCCCTGGCACATGCTATATGTCGCTATCTGGGTATGGAATTGGGTAAGGCCGTTGTCCGCACTTTCAGTGATGGCGAAACCATGGTCGAAATAGGAGAAAATGTACGCGGCAGCGATGTATTCGTGATTCAACCCACCTGCCCTCCTGTAAACCAAAATCTAATGGAATTGCTTATTATGATCGACGCCCTGCGCCGGGCCTCGGCCAGGCGGATTACTGCCGTCATCCCCTACTATGGCTACGGCCGCCAGGACAGAAAAGTGGCTCCGCGCACGCCGATAACCGCAAAACTGGTGGCAGATCTAATAACTACGCCAGGCGCACGCCGCGTCCTGGCCATGGACCTCCATGCCGGACAAATCCAGGGTTTTTTCAATATACCCGTGGACAATCTTTTCGCTGCCCCCGTGCTCCTGGAATATATACGCGAGCATTTTCTTGAGAATCTGGTCATGGTATCTCCTGATGCCGGGGGCGTAGAGAGAACCAGGGCCTTTGCCAAACGACTGGAGGCACAACTGGCTATTATTGATAAACGCCGGGAACGACCGAATGAATCACAGGTAATGAATATCATCGGCAATGTAAAAGGTAAAAATGTGGTTATACTTGATGACATGGTAGATACGGCCGGGACACTCTGTCAGGCCGCTCAGGCCCTGCAGGAGCACGGGGCGAAGGTGATACACGCCTGTACCACACACCCGGTTTTATCCGGCCCGGCTATCAAACGTATCGAAGCCTCACCTATAAGTAAACTGATAGTCACAGACACTATTCCCCTCGGGCCGGAGGCCCAAAAATGCCGGAAGATCGAGGTATTATCTGTAGCAGGACTCCTGGGGGAAGCCATCCAACGTATTCATAATGAAGATTCCGTAAGTTCTTTGTTTGTTTAG
- a CDS encoding 50S ribosomal protein L25/general stress protein Ctc, whose translation MKQIELTAESREKMGKGAARSLRRRGLTPAIFYGKGIPPQPLTLDSLELKRKLNKVGSENAIFALTIKDDGHTVNKMAMLKEVQTNPLSREILHTDLYEVAMDKKIAVRVPLHVKGRAKGVELSGILQTVTREIEMECLPADIPEFIEVDVTSLDIGESIHIKDLKLPENLHVLDDAAVTLVTVVPPAAEEKAVVAEEEAAAAEPEVVSTKGKEPEAKESK comes from the coding sequence ATGAAACAGATTGAATTAACTGCAGAAAGTAGAGAAAAAATGGGGAAAGGCGCGGCTCGCAGTCTGCGCCGTCGGGGTCTTACCCCGGCCATCTTCTACGGCAAAGGAATTCCACCTCAACCCCTGACTCTGGATAGTCTGGAGCTTAAACGTAAGCTGAATAAGGTTGGAAGCGAAAATGCCATTTTTGCCCTGACCATTAAAGACGATGGCCATACAGTAAATAAAATGGCTATGTTAAAAGAAGTGCAAACGAATCCCCTAAGCCGGGAAATTCTCCATACCGATTTGTATGAAGTCGCTATGGATAAGAAAATAGCGGTCCGGGTTCCTTTGCACGTCAAGGGGCGGGCCAAGGGAGTGGAGCTAAGTGGTATCCTCCAGACAGTAACCCGTGAAATCGAGATGGAGTGTTTGCCGGCAGACATTCCGGAATTCATCGAGGTTGATGTCACTTCCCTGGACATTGGGGAATCAATCCATATAAAAGACCTGAAGCTGCCGGAAAACCTCCATGTGCTGGACGATGCCGCCGTCACTTTAGTTACCGTGGTTCCGCCGGCAGCTGAAGAAAAAGCGGTTGTCGCCGAGGAAGAAGCCGCTGCCGCTGAACCGGAAGTGGTTTCCACCAAGGGCAAGGAACCCGAGGCAAAAGAGTCGAAATAA
- the pth gene encoding aminoacyl-tRNA hydrolase: MRCIVGLGNPGIKYAETRHNIGFILIDHLAGIFQISLAAKKWDSLIGKGYIGERQVLLAKPLTYMNRSGLAVAQILNFHKIPPPDLLVVHDDMDIPLGRIKIVRSGGSGGHNGVDSIIETLGTREFPRLKIGIGRPLPQQKPEHYVLEPFSFEEIALLKETLKKAAKASEAIVRQGIEEAMNLFNIKEVNVISQ, translated from the coding sequence TTGCGTTGTATTGTTGGCCTTGGCAATCCCGGCATCAAGTATGCAGAAACCAGGCATAATATTGGTTTTATCCTTATTGATCACCTTGCCGGGATATTTCAGATCTCACTCGCCGCAAAAAAGTGGGATAGCCTCATTGGTAAGGGGTATATTGGCGAAAGGCAAGTCCTCCTGGCCAAACCCCTTACCTATATGAACCGGAGCGGTTTAGCAGTAGCACAGATACTTAACTTCCACAAGATACCCCCCCCTGATCTTCTGGTCGTCCATGATGATATGGATATCCCGTTAGGACGCATAAAGATAGTGCGAAGCGGAGGATCAGGCGGACATAATGGCGTGGACTCGATTATTGAGACCCTGGGCACCCGGGAATTCCCACGCCTTAAGATTGGGATTGGCAGGCCATTGCCTCAACAGAAGCCAGAGCACTATGTCCTTGAGCCATTTTCTTTTGAGGAGATAGCACTCCTAAAAGAGACTTTAAAAAAAGCAGCAAAGGCGTCTGAAGCCATAGTCCGGCAGGGGATTGAGGAAGCCATGAATCTTTTTAACATCAAAGAAGTGAATGTCATTAGTCAATAG
- a CDS encoding 4Fe-4S binding protein yields MRQHLRRIIQSLSALLLNGYWYFPVSRTIYQGRLKSICSPGLNCHSCPAATTACPLGAIQNFMAGIRASVEAARYHFGFYVLGWLGIIGGLVGRMPCGWICPFGLIQDLLFKMPGRKIRIPYIFSYGPYIFLALTIFILPIWVVDAFGYGFLWFCKFICPAGTLEAGLPLLILQPTLRMTVGHLFYIKVAVLFFFITGSVLASRPFCRTVCPLGAFYSFFNRASLFQLKYHPEKCTHCELCYRDCPVDIKFYESPNDRRCIRCLVCLRESCAFGAISWEMGGLEGQSSRPKVQSLKAKG; encoded by the coding sequence ATGAGGCAGCATCTGCGGCGAATTATCCAGTCCCTTTCGGCCTTACTCCTGAACGGTTACTGGTATTTTCCTGTAAGCCGGACTATATATCAGGGTCGGCTCAAGTCTATCTGCTCTCCGGGATTAAACTGTCATTCCTGCCCGGCAGCTACAACCGCGTGTCCGCTAGGGGCTATCCAGAATTTTATGGCCGGTATCCGTGCCTCAGTAGAAGCGGCGCGCTACCATTTTGGATTCTATGTCCTGGGATGGCTGGGGATTATTGGAGGACTGGTGGGGCGCATGCCCTGCGGCTGGATATGCCCCTTTGGTCTTATCCAGGACCTTTTATTTAAGATGCCCGGGCGCAAGATCAGAATACCCTATATCTTCAGCTATGGCCCTTATATCTTCCTGGCCCTGACCATCTTTATCTTACCCATCTGGGTGGTTGATGCCTTTGGATATGGTTTTCTGTGGTTTTGTAAGTTTATCTGCCCGGCCGGGACCCTGGAGGCCGGACTGCCGCTTTTAATCCTGCAACCAACCCTGCGTATGACGGTCGGGCATCTTTTTTACATTAAAGTAGCGGTCTTGTTTTTCTTTATTACCGGGAGCGTCCTGGCCAGCCGTCCCTTCTGTCGTACTGTATGCCCCCTCGGGGCATTTTATTCTTTTTTCAACCGGGCGAGCCTCTTCCAGCTCAAGTATCATCCGGAGAAATGCACGCATTGTGAGTTATGCTACCGGGACTGTCCCGTAGATATTAAATTTTATGAATCACCCAACGACAGGCGGTGCATACGCTGTCTGGTATGTCTGCGCGAGTCCTGTGCATTCGGGGCTATTTCCTGGGAGATGGGAGGCCTGGAAGGTCAAAGTTCAAGGCCCAAAGTCCAAAGCTTGAAGGCTAAAGGCTGA
- a CDS encoding CD1871A family CXXC motif-containing protein gives MRKIPFIVISLFVLLWLAGVLTGEVQGVLEKAVSICLDCIGIG, from the coding sequence ATGCGGAAGATACCGTTCATCGTTATTTCTCTTTTTGTCCTCCTGTGGTTAGCCGGCGTCCTCACGGGCGAAGTCCAGGGCGTCCTTGAGAAGGCCGTCAGTATATGCCTTGATTGCATAGGCATCGGATGA
- a CDS encoding MTH1187 family thiamine-binding protein, translated as MALMELSVVPLGLGTPSVGDHIADIQKELAKGKLPYKLTDMGTIIEGSISDVLSLAARLHELPFARGVKRVQTVIIIDDRRDKKVLLDDKVKSVQARLR; from the coding sequence ATGGCGCTTATGGAGTTAAGCGTGGTGCCCCTTGGGTTAGGGACGCCCAGCGTCGGGGATCATATCGCAGATATTCAAAAGGAACTGGCCAAGGGGAAATTACCTTATAAACTAACGGACATGGGAACGATTATTGAAGGCAGTATATCAGATGTCTTATCCTTAGCCGCAAGGTTGCATGAGCTTCCTTTTGCCAGGGGTGTAAAACGTGTGCAGACCGTGATTATCATTGATGACCGGAGAGATAAAAAAGTCCTGTTAGATGATAAGGTGAAGTCGGTTCAGGCCAGGTTGAGGTAA